tggggtgggttgGGCCAGTTTTACAGGATCAAGGTCTGGGTtctctgcttaaaaaaaaaaaaaaaaaaaaaaaagacgtctcATCAATGGATTGATAATTGACCAGTTATAGATTCCTGTGCAGGGTTTCCACTCAGGATTTTGACATTCCAGGGGAGAAAGCCAagaaggaaattaaataaaagcacaataaaCAGGTCTTTCCattcaaaaataatttagaatTCAAGTTGCAATGGGGAAACACAATCATTCACTGGCTTGAGGGGATTCTCTTGAGTTGTTGAGTTAAATGTAACCCCGTTTATAAAAAGGCAGTAATCTGTCTTAACACTGTGTGAGCAAgtatgagtttaaaaaaaaaaaaaaaaaaaggctactGAAATGATCCGATGGTTTACCAGAGCAATACCAGGCCACGGCTGAGTAGATCAATTTATTGCTCAGCAGATGCAAATAGTGCTGAAAACCAAacctgtcttttgtttttcggtttttgtaaaaatgacaaaaagtaGTTCCCTGTTTCACCACTGCATcataatgtgctttttttattactttcagGTACAATACTGCACGAAAAGTAAAACCTTTTTctcataacaaaacaaacaaacaaaaaaaaatcttaagatCAACTTCAACGGTGCTTCATGGcgagtttaaaaaaacaaaggaccttttttttctttcttttttttaatgtataggCAGCTTAGAACGGTGACAGAAAAGAAGACAAGCCAATCGTGAGAATGGGGAAGTTTCGCCACAGACGCGTGTAAAACATTCACGTAGCTGTATGCTGCCTCGACTATCACAGGTTCGATCTGTAACAGTTAAAACGGCTAAcgctccaaacctcctcaggcCGGGtgagagaatttttttttttttctttttaatcccacattttaaaaagagtcCTCTGATAAAtgctgaaaattaaaaacaaataaggtGTGTCCGCATTCAAATGTGGCGGTATTCATTAGCACGGAGCCGTTTATGGAGAAAGTCCAATGtcttggaaaacaaaataaaaattaataaaaaaaaaaaaaaaaagaaagggctGAACCACACTTTTGATTTCTGTACAGTTAGATCTATCAGGCTCGCTACAGGTCACCCTAGTTTGAAATCACTCATCTGTACAACTCTGAATCTGAAAGGACAAAGCAGGCATGTCTATGGAGTATCTCACATATAACCACAAGACGGACTAAAAATCTGATGAATGCTTTATTCGGTAAGTATACCAAACTACCTAACTCTATCCGTAAGACAGCCACATAGCATTATGTTTAGTTGAAGTCACCACCCAGCAAAACTAACTACCCCCGGACATGTCAAAAAACACAGCTCAACAAATAGTAGCATGATTTCCATCCTTTCAGAGCCTTCTGGGTGAAAATACGTCAACCACTATGCAAGATACAACCAAACTGTATTTCAAACCTGAGCCTTAAAAGTCTAACAAACCTACATTAGCTCAAATAAACGCGATGCCACTCAGCCCCCGGGGTAACTCCCGCACCTAGTCTGCCACAAAACTTTAAGATGACGAACCACAAATCGTACAGGATCGAGCTGCGGGCGGAGGAGAATAAAAGCGGGATCTTGAGTTAAAAGAATGTGCTTTTCTGGTTTTTTCGAGAAGTCGTCCGTGGCTTTTGTTTCGGAGAACGTGGAAATTCTTCAATGACGAGGcacagaagagaggagggaggtgagatCGGGTGATGAGGCGACCTCCCAAGTGTGATTCAGCCTCGAATCGTCCACTCGGGGCCCAAAACCTGCCACAAAGCGACcggtgattttttattttattttattttttttgttgactgcAATCTATGAAGTGAATAGGTTTCGAGGTTTCACGCGGCAGACCGCCGCGTCGGCCTCGACGAGCAAACACCGGGTCAGTGTTTCGGGTTCAACACTGAATGTTCATGTCCTATCACTGTACACGGTATAtatgctgtacacacacacacgcacacacacacacaaaataagaaTCCAAATGTGTGGACCCCCCCATCGGGAACAATTGTGAGGAAATAAAAgtagggaaaaacaaaactcaaacgCTGCGATTTCTTTCCACTCGTCGTGGATTTACACCTTCACTGAATCAACAATGAATAACGCtagaattgttgttttttttgttgttgttttttttttttcaaacctgtACACGTCAATTCTcctcaacaaagaaaaatatatatatatatgtatatatcttgggctcttattttgaaatctcCGAACAGAGATCCTGGTAAGCAGACAAAGAGTCCGGTCGAAGCAGTCGGGGTACATACCACACATCAGACCAATATGGAGGGCATGCATTGGAGCAGGTGTCCGAGTTACGGTGGAATGTGAGGAGGGCCGACACAACACTAACTTGCGGTCACAAATCAGGTCGCCTCAGTAACCATATGAccattttttgttgctttttattcaGGTCAAAACAGAACTTAAGCAAatagacagaaagaaataataataagaaaaaaaacgtcattCTTGaccagatttgtttttaaaaacaggaacacaGAGGCAGCCTTGCCCAATGAGAATGCTCCAGACGCCTCCAGACAGGAAGCTCACATGGTCAGATGGTTAAAGGGTAGCTCTGGTCTAGTTTCAGTTCCCACAATACCAAGCGAGTCTGACCTCAACGTCCGCAAAAACCGTACAGTAGAGCCACGGAGGGTTCTTGGCTTGAGAGCAGCGACCTCACAGCTCGTGCAGTTAGCTCCACGAATCCGGCACCTAAAGCACATATTTGCCACCGCGCCGTCGGCCCCCTGTAATGGGGACGCGCGTCGAATCGATTCGTTTTCCGAGACCCTGGCGTTGTTGCGCGTGTATTCTTCAGTGCAAAAGTGGCACATGTAAACAGGCAGCTGCAGTGAGTCAACAAAGAGCAACGTAACAGCCAATATAGCACTGGAACTAAGTGAAGTCTCAAGTAGTacgctgggaaaaaaaaaaagttccaggTTGATTTGCGAGTGAGTGTCTGTTGGCACTGCACCGCACGCAAGGTGTGCCCAGACCTTGTCTCAAATACTGTCTTGACTAAAGAGAGTAATAGCGTACAGCGTACAAGCAGCGTTGCAGTGgagcaactacaaaaaaaaaaaaaaaaagaaaaaggtcgGTCAGAATCAGTTAGCATagtgggaaaagaaaagacaatacGATTCGGGTCAAACTGAAACTTTCCTAAGGCGAAATTTGAGCCGAGAAATCGGACGTTCACAGGGGGAATATCCTACGTGACGCACCTAACAGAAGGCAGAGATAGCAGGCAGAGGATGCGAATTGCGACGTCTGTGAAGGGGGAAACGGCTACAGAACAGGACGGGTGTCTGTCAAACACACCAAAAGGGTAGATATCCATAAAAATCCTTGtttagtagtaataataataataataataataataataataataaaaaaaatcaacttgtttaaatatgaatattataAGTCTGCTTTCTCATGGTTAGGAAATCAAATATAGTCTCTGTGGGGGTtaaaggagggggagggatgggggagcCCTCCTATTACTACAACTCCATGTCCTGGGCTTCGTCTTCTGAGAAATCAGACATGGAGCTTTCAGATGAAGAGTCACCTGCcccctcttcctgctccttcagagcctcctctgttgcATATTTCTGGATGTATTCTGCAGAAgtaaagacagaaggaaaacaaaaacaaaattaagacATACCCATGAAAACCGTTTTGTAATCTAAAGCCAGCATATTTTAATCGGGTTGAACCTTTGATTTTCTGCTTATACTCCTCTGGCCGATGGAGGTACATGGCAGCTGCATCACCATTCAGGGGATCGATGGGGTTTGGGTAAGCCAGCAGTTGAGGCAGGAACGACTCAAAGATGTTGGTCAGATCTGGGGAGAGAAGACAACACGTGATCACGTTTGCCAGCTGAAAGAATTGAGTAGCTAGTTTAAAAAATGGTCATCATTTAAATCCATCAGTTGATCTGAAATAACACGGTGGAGAGGTGCTCACCTATCATTTTGAAAAGGATCCGTCTAATCTACTGTATGTATGGCGCATATACTGCTCAGCAggccacaaatttaaaatcctcAGGCCGATAGCTTCATGAAAACTAGAGCCACACTAATCCCTTGCACTAGATCTAGTCTAGCAGCAGGCTGAGGCCTAGCACACAGCCTGCAATTCTCCTCTTGCCTCCTAGGTGTCACTGTTGGGTCCATTTAAGTCACAAACACTTCCCCGGTCTATTGCACAGGaacaaaatgattaaatcaCTTGCTTTTGCTGAGACTCATTTCACACAGTGCTTGCTCGACTGGCTTATTCTTCACACGTTTGTCCACTCCGATATTCTTCCACTGAACACTCCCATAAACAAAGCCCATTGTATGTTAAATAAGCGCAAACAAAGGTAAGTTGCGCACGTGATTCTCTAGAAAAGCTGACCTGATTTACCAAGAGAAGAAAAGCACAGGAGTGATGCAGACTTCTAAAACTGAGTTTTCAGCTCATTTTTAATCAAGTCCCATGAACACAATTTAGGGCTCTGACATTCTCCCGAATccagttaaaagaaaaatcaagggATGCCGAAATATCTGCTAGGTATATTACTGTTAAGTCATTAACACTGCCCAAATGCTATTTTCGTACGAGCATGAGGGGATGAAATTAATGGGAAAATATGCAGAGAGAAGGGCATGAGTACACGGAGCGAAGCAGAAAGACACAGCGAGAAGAGCAACTGGCCgagaaaggcagaaaaacgGGAAGTGCAATCAGTGCCATCCAGAGCGAGATGTGAGAATGTCTGTTACAGGAGACAGACGCTAAATCATTCCTGTCAAAGGTGACCATTGTGTGACCTCGCTGGGCGGAGGTATTACCTCATTAGTGTTCACCTTTCTCCTTGGTAAGTAGATTAGGGTCACTGTTTCATGGGCCCACACTTAACAAGcaggtgtttcattttttttttgtgtgcgtgtgtgtgtgtgtgtgtgcggcgaTGGCCCCGTGTCACGTTCTCCACATATAATCACACACGGTCTCAGTGGGGGGAACTTAATATGGGCACATGCACAGCGCGGGGACTCACCATAAAGGGCTGTCCATGTCTGGTTGATGACATCTAAGCACACCGTCC
This portion of the Mugil cephalus isolate CIBA_MC_2020 chromosome 22, CIBA_Mcephalus_1.1, whole genome shotgun sequence genome encodes:
- the ube2h gene encoding ubiquitin-conjugating enzyme E2 H — encoded protein: MSSPSPGKRRMDTDVVKLIESKHEVTILSGLNEFVVKFFGPQGTPYEGGVWKVRVDLPDKYPFKSPSIGFMNKIFHPNIDEASGTVCLDVINQTWTALYDLTNIFESFLPQLLAYPNPIDPLNGDAAAMYLHRPEEYKQKIKEYIQKYATEEALKEQEEGAGDSSSESSMSDFSEDEAQDMEL